A genomic segment from Halorussus sp. MSC15.2 encodes:
- a CDS encoding class I SAM-dependent methyltransferase: MPVPPADLYDQYAADFDADTGLDALPETFRDLLDSFVESLDGPAVLDAGCGPGRDVEYFLTRGLDPVGIDLARGMVEYARENRPGRYLQMDVRRLGFESDRFDGLWCPASLFFVPPEEMETALSEFVRVLRPGGVARVGFKLGDGPVEVEKWDATTVEYHVSESEARGLLEAAGFRVESVSVDEVSPERTFANFRCREAGRS, encoded by the coding sequence ATGCCGGTACCGCCCGCAGACCTCTACGACCAGTACGCGGCCGACTTCGACGCCGACACCGGACTCGACGCGTTACCGGAGACGTTCCGCGACCTCCTCGACTCGTTCGTCGAGTCGCTCGACGGTCCGGCCGTCCTCGACGCGGGGTGCGGACCCGGCCGTGACGTGGAGTACTTCCTGACCCGCGGTCTCGACCCGGTCGGCATCGACCTCGCACGCGGCATGGTCGAGTACGCCCGCGAGAACCGTCCCGGCCGATACCTCCAGATGGACGTCCGCCGACTCGGGTTCGAGAGCGACCGGTTCGACGGTCTCTGGTGTCCCGCGTCACTGTTCTTCGTCCCGCCGGAGGAGATGGAGACGGCGCTGAGCGAGTTCGTGCGCGTGCTTCGGCCCGGCGGGGTCGCGAGAGTCGGATTCAAACTCGGCGACGGACCGGTCGAAGTCGAGAAGTGGGACGCGACGACGGTAGAGTATCACGTCTCCGAGAGCGAGGCGCGGGGGTTGCTCGAAGCGGCCGGGTTCCGCGTCGAGTCGGTTTCGGTGGACGAGGTCTCGCCGGAACGGACCTTCGCGAACTTCCGCTGTCGCGAGGCGGGCCGGTCGTAG
- a CDS encoding Hvo_1808 family surface protein: MCGDAAGERLDPASDVKGWENGYWYDESIDVSQDDGVQREERETIVSRTMARVEAVRCVEFNQSVPVELLSREEYRQQQAGRNVSDGLRAFDNGKFEALFLVNESADSIAVQRRNRGSGVLGFYSPRGDRIVVIAESAETLRMDELTLAHELMHAWQDQQYNLSGKPFAAKLRDQVNARNGIVEGDARLTEQLYDELCGEAWNCLEPPSRRSAGPLANIGVYLLKYQPYSDGPAFVRMVHEVGGWDAVNALYADLPASTEQVIHPQKYGIDQPTNVSLNDETTEAWSRVRPPDRPGYGQLGEAALMAMFIYPYYHSQGQSNVVPPAQWFNRNETGNVSDFDPLNYESQFSTGWDGDRLHVYRNESGAGAYVWRLAWDSPQDATQFVEGYRQVLRYWGGEEVAPNVWRIDRGGFADAFYVDVNETTVTIVNAPTVSQLNEVRSSVGPLSGDQPTDDTEATATAETETNGTETNETATNETTTEA; the protein is encoded by the coding sequence GTGTGCGGCGACGCCGCCGGAGAACGGCTCGACCCCGCGTCGGACGTGAAAGGGTGGGAGAACGGCTACTGGTACGACGAGTCCATCGACGTGAGTCAGGACGACGGGGTCCAGCGCGAGGAGCGCGAGACCATCGTCTCGCGGACGATGGCGCGCGTCGAGGCGGTCCGGTGCGTCGAGTTCAATCAGTCCGTGCCGGTCGAACTGCTGAGTCGAGAGGAGTACCGCCAGCAGCAGGCAGGCCGGAACGTCTCGGATGGACTCCGAGCGTTCGACAACGGGAAGTTCGAGGCGCTGTTCCTCGTCAACGAGTCGGCCGACTCCATCGCGGTTCAGAGACGGAACAGAGGCTCCGGCGTCCTCGGGTTCTACAGTCCGCGAGGCGATAGAATCGTGGTCATCGCCGAGAGCGCCGAGACGCTCCGGATGGACGAGTTGACGCTCGCCCACGAGTTAATGCACGCGTGGCAGGACCAGCAGTACAACCTCTCGGGCAAGCCGTTCGCCGCGAAGTTACGCGACCAAGTGAACGCCCGGAACGGCATCGTCGAGGGCGACGCGAGACTCACCGAGCAACTCTACGACGAACTGTGCGGGGAGGCGTGGAACTGCCTCGAACCGCCCTCGCGCAGGAGCGCCGGGCCGCTGGCCAACATCGGCGTCTACCTGCTGAAGTACCAGCCGTACAGCGACGGTCCGGCGTTCGTCCGGATGGTCCACGAGGTCGGCGGCTGGGACGCCGTGAACGCGCTCTACGCCGACCTGCCCGCCTCGACGGAGCAGGTCATCCACCCGCAGAAGTACGGCATCGACCAACCGACGAACGTCTCGCTGAACGACGAGACCACCGAGGCGTGGAGTCGCGTCAGGCCGCCGGACCGACCGGGCTACGGCCAACTCGGTGAGGCCGCGCTGATGGCGATGTTCATCTACCCGTACTACCACAGTCAGGGCCAGTCGAACGTGGTTCCGCCCGCCCAGTGGTTCAACCGGAACGAGACGGGTAACGTCAGCGACTTCGACCCGCTGAACTACGAGTCCCAGTTCTCCACCGGGTGGGACGGTGACCGCCTCCACGTCTACCGGAACGAGTCCGGCGCGGGGGCGTACGTCTGGCGACTCGCGTGGGACTCCCCGCAGGACGCCACGCAGTTCGTCGAAGGCTACAGGCAGGTCCTCCGGTACTGGGGCGGCGAGGAAGTCGCCCCGAACGTGTGGCGCATCGACCGTGGGGGCTTCGCCGACGCCTTCTACGTGGACGTGAACGAGACGACGGTCACCATCGTGAACGCGCCGACGGTCAGCCAGTTGAACGAGGTCCGGTCGAGCGTCGGACCGCTCTCGGGCGACCAACCGACCGACGACACCGAGGCGACTGCGACAGCGGAGACCGAGACGAACGGGACCGAGACGAACGAGACTGCGACGAACGAGACCACGACCGAGGCGTAG
- the ddh gene encoding D-2-hydroxyacid dehydrogenase, translated as MQVRRLGIHDSVSAVFPPERLRDALDDLGSEARRASDTSGEQSDPRVAVPVVGDDELGDCDAVVTFAYSDAFLDADLDWIHSIQAGYDRFPLDVLEERGVTLTNSTGIHDTSVGEFAVGLMLSFARRLHTYVRAQEDREWRHPAWDDPFTLDGERLCVVGLGTLGRGIAERADALGMDVVGVRRSGEPTPHTEAVYTPDDLHEAVADARFVALAVPLTDETTGMVGADEFAAMRDDAYLVNVARGPVVVQDELVAALRDGEIAGAGLDVFEEEPLPEDSPLWDFEEVLVTPHRAAAERDYFRHIAWLVRQNVERVESGDEMTNRVV; from the coding sequence ATGCAGGTACGCCGTCTCGGCATCCACGACTCCGTGAGCGCCGTCTTCCCACCGGAACGACTCCGCGACGCGCTCGACGACCTCGGTAGCGAGGCGCGTCGCGCCTCGGACACGAGCGGGGAGCAAAGCGACCCGCGGGTCGCGGTCCCGGTCGTCGGTGACGACGAACTCGGCGACTGCGACGCGGTCGTGACCTTCGCGTACTCCGACGCCTTCCTCGACGCGGACCTCGACTGGATTCACTCGATTCAGGCCGGGTACGACCGCTTCCCGCTGGACGTCCTCGAAGAGCGGGGCGTCACCCTGACCAACAGCACCGGCATCCACGACACCTCCGTCGGCGAGTTCGCGGTCGGCCTGATGCTGTCGTTCGCGCGCCGCCTCCACACCTACGTCCGCGCGCAGGAGGACCGCGAGTGGCGCCACCCCGCGTGGGACGACCCGTTCACGCTCGACGGCGAGCGCCTCTGCGTCGTCGGACTCGGCACCCTCGGCCGAGGAATCGCCGAACGCGCCGACGCCCTCGGGATGGACGTGGTCGGCGTCCGGCGTTCGGGCGAACCCACGCCCCACACCGAAGCGGTCTACACGCCCGACGACCTCCACGAGGCCGTCGCGGACGCCCGGTTCGTCGCGCTGGCGGTCCCGCTGACCGACGAGACCACCGGGATGGTCGGAGCCGACGAGTTCGCTGCGATGCGCGACGACGCCTACCTCGTCAACGTCGCCCGCGGGCCGGTGGTCGTGCAGGACGAACTGGTCGCCGCGCTCCGCGACGGCGAGATAGCCGGCGCGGGACTGGACGTATTCGAGGAGGAACCCCTGCCGGAGGATTCGCCGCTCTGGGACTTCGAGGAGGTTCTCGTGACGCCTCACCGCGCCGCGGCCGAGCGGGACTACTTCCGACACATCGCGTGGTTAGTCAGGCAGAACGTCGAGCGCGTGGAGTCTGGCGACGAGATGACGAACAGGGTCGTCTGA
- a CDS encoding NUDIX domain-containing protein: MERTHVVTCFLRNRGEVLLLRRSEAVGSYPGKWGGVAGHAEGDPDAGGRTASSEPSPADAREDAAAREEIAEETGLLDACTLARKGTAFEFEDEELGTRWVVHPYLFDCEHRDAETDWETDESEWVHPTEILRRDTVPNLWTAYSRVAPTVQQVAEDEDRGSASLSVRALEVLRDRAGSFAVQGNGGWSQLAALAERLLDARPSMAAVGNRVNRAMAAASDAADDEADDETAAMAVERAAREGIERAYRVDERAAANAAAEIRGGTVLTLSRSGTVFDALPAADRAFVAESRPAREGVGVAERLAADPEGPDVTLHTDAAVAHVLATENVDALLVGADAVLPDGRVVNKTGTRGAALAAEREGVPAYTVAASDKVRTDDAVHLEAGDARAVYDGDAEVEALNPTFDVTPADLLSGVITERGVLDESGVSAVADELRALSAWRDGE; the protein is encoded by the coding sequence ATGGAGAGGACCCACGTCGTCACCTGTTTCCTCAGGAATCGCGGTGAGGTGCTGTTGCTGCGGCGCTCCGAGGCGGTCGGTTCCTACCCCGGTAAGTGGGGCGGCGTGGCGGGCCACGCCGAGGGCGACCCCGACGCCGGAGGCCGGACCGCGTCCTCCGAACCCTCGCCCGCCGACGCCCGCGAGGACGCCGCGGCCCGCGAGGAGATAGCCGAGGAGACCGGCCTGCTCGACGCCTGCACGCTCGCTCGCAAGGGCACGGCCTTCGAGTTCGAGGACGAAGAACTCGGAACGCGCTGGGTCGTCCACCCCTACCTGTTCGACTGCGAGCACCGGGACGCCGAGACCGACTGGGAGACCGACGAGTCCGAGTGGGTTCATCCGACCGAAATCCTCCGGCGCGACACCGTGCCGAACCTCTGGACCGCCTACTCGCGGGTCGCGCCCACCGTCCAGCAGGTCGCCGAGGACGAGGACCGCGGGTCGGCCTCTCTCTCGGTCCGGGCGCTCGAAGTCCTGCGTGACCGGGCGGGGTCGTTCGCCGTGCAGGGGAACGGCGGGTGGTCCCAACTCGCCGCCCTCGCCGAGCGACTGCTCGACGCCCGGCCGAGCATGGCCGCGGTCGGCAACCGCGTGAATCGCGCGATGGCGGCGGCGAGCGACGCGGCCGACGACGAGGCTGACGACGAGACCGCCGCGATGGCCGTCGAACGCGCCGCCCGCGAGGGCATCGAGCGCGCCTACCGGGTGGACGAGCGGGCCGCCGCGAACGCCGCGGCGGAGATTCGGGGCGGAACCGTGCTGACGCTCTCTCGCTCGGGGACCGTCTTCGACGCGCTCCCCGCGGCCGACCGCGCGTTCGTCGCCGAGTCGCGTCCGGCCCGGGAAGGCGTCGGCGTCGCCGAGCGACTGGCCGCGGACCCGGAGGGGCCGGACGTGACGCTCCACACCGACGCCGCCGTCGCGCACGTGCTGGCGACCGAAAACGTGGACGCGCTACTCGTCGGTGCCGACGCCGTCCTGCCCGACGGGCGGGTGGTGAACAAGACCGGGACGCGCGGGGCCGCGCTGGCCGCAGAGAGAGAGGGTGTTCCGGCGTACACGGTCGCGGCCAGCGACAAGGTCCGGACCGACGACGCGGTGCATCTGGAGGCGGGCGACGCCCGAGCGGTGTACGACGGCGACGCCGAAGTCGAGGCGCTGAACCCGACGTTCGACGTGACGCCCGCGGACCTGCTCTCGGGCGTGATTACCGAGCGCGGCGTGCTGGACGAGAGCGGAGTCTCGGCGGTCGCCGACGAACTCCGGGCGCTCTCGGCGTGGCGCGACGGCGAGTGA